The genomic DNA TACCCCTCCTATACTCGCTATTACTCTCATCCATGTCTACATATGCGGCTGAAACACCTTACAGCTTTAATTTAAATACCGGTTTACTCTATGACGACAATGTTGCACGCGCCACGCTTGAGCAGGATATTGTCGGTGATACGATAGCCAATCTGGGTGTCATGGCTGACTATCGATTTCACCAGTCACATGAAAGCATTATTATTTTAAGTACCGCCGTTGATGCTTATCAATATCAGGATTTTGATAAATTATCGAATATTCTTGTAAGCGCTAAAGCAGATTATCAAATTCAACCAAATCATGGTTTTACAGCACCCTGGTACCACGTCTCACTGGAATACAGCATTGTTAATTACCAGAGTACTTTACGTGACAGCGATGGCCTCTCTTTTGAAATTGGCATGGGTAAACGCCTGAATGATCGCATCAAATTACGCAGTGGCCTCATCTATGAGAACTTTGAAGCCGAAGCAGATGAATTTGATATAGACAACTATCGATTTTATTTCAGTCTGGATTTTCAAACACATACTCATAATACGTTTTACATGACACTCGGTTATAACGATGGAAATGTTGCAACATCAACAACTGATTCAACGCCAGCCGGTAATAAACCGCTCTCGACATCAAATAATAAAATTTCAGATATTCAACTGCAATCTCACCATTTACCTAATGAAATACCCGGCGGCCCTCTTCGTGTTGATGACGCATTTCAAAATGGTTTTGTTTATCAACTTGATACAAAAGCCATCACTCTTCAATTAGGTAATAATTACGCTCTGAGCAGTAACCAGTCAATTGATGCATCGCTTTTCTATTATTCAACCGATGACAGCACCGACGCCAACTATAATGGTATCATTGCCCAACTTAGTTATTTACATCGTTTTTAGGGCTTTTCTTTTAATGCACAAACCAGATAATATTTTTATATCTAACCTCGACAACTTCCAGAAACTCGTCATTGAAGCATCACATCAGAAACCTGTTCTGGTCGATTTATGGGCCGAATGGTGCTCACCCTGCCGTGTAATCGCACCTGTTCTTGAAAAAGTGGCTACCGAGTTTCATGACAATCTGGCTATTGCCAAAGTTGAAGTTGATGAAGATGAAAACATGAAACTCGCCGGACGATATCAGGTCAGGGGGTTTCCTACACTGATACTCTTTATAAACGGGGAAGAAGCGGGGCGTTTTAGTGGAGCAAAACCTCTTAGTTTTATACGTGATTTCATTGAACAACACTCAGATCTCTAATCTAGCTGAATTATTGTTCATTTTTTTCTATACTCTGATTACATTAAACAAATAAATATTAACCAGACTATGACCTCTGTTCTTTTTAGATCCTTTTTATTACTCCTTCTTTTCAGTTTTTCATCACTGTCTTTAGCAGCAGATAAACCATTATCAACTGCCAAAAAAAAAGTAAAACCTATAACCGATTATGAAAAAGGTATAACGGCTTACAAAAAAGATGATTTTGCGACAGCTTTAATGCTGTGGTTTCCGCTCGCTGAAAAAGGTAATCCAAAAGCTCAGTTCAGTGTTGGTAAGATGTACCTCGATCAGAAAGGACAAAGAAAAGACCCAAGCGAAGCTGCAGAATGGATTATTAAAGCCGCTAAACAGAACCACATAGAAGCACAAACACTCATTGGCCAGATGTACCTCAAAGGCGTTGGTGTTAAACGCAACTTTAATACATCAGCCAACTGGTTTTTAAAAGCTGCTCGCCAAAAAGACAAACAGGCTCAATACATACTGGCCAGGCTTTATTACTTTGGTGATGGTGTGCCTAAATCTGCCGGAAAAGCCGCATACTGGTATAAAAAAGCCGCTAAACAAGACCACACAGAAGCCCAGAACAAACTTGCTGAAATGTACCTAAATGGAGATGGTGTTAAGAAAAAACCGAAACAGGCTAAAAAATGGTTTGAAAAAGCAGCTCTATCTGGAAACAGCAATGCACAAATAAATCTGGCAAAACTTTATCTGGATAGCGATATTGTTAAAAAAGATAAAAACAAAGCGCTTAACTGGTATAAAAAAGCCGCAAAACAGGGTAATTCAATTGCTCAAAACCAGCTAGGCGAAATGCTCGAAAAAGGCGTTGGCACAAATAAAGATATTAAAAAAGCCATTAGCTGGTATAAAAAAGCAGCCAAACAGGACAACCCATCTGCTCATTACAATATGGGCAGAGCATATGTACAGGGCTACAGTGTGCCTCAGGACTTTAAAAAAGGCGTACAGCACTTTCACAAAGCAGCCGAGAAAGGGCACGGCAAGGCTCAAATGGATCTGGGTGTTGCATATTACACGGGAAGGGGTGTAGCACCCGATTCAGCCACCGCCTATGCCTGGTTTTATGTAGCGGCTGCTACCAATGTTAAAGATGCACGCAAAACAAAAAACAGCTTATATAAAAAACTAACCGCTGAAGATAAAAAAATAGCGGTTGGTTTAGCCACCGAATATAAACGTAAATATTTTGTCCGACCTAAACGATGACTTGAGCACCATAAAATAAAAACTAATCATTAACAGATACCTCTACCTTTCATCGGTTTAGGACTTTTTTGTGAACATATTCACGCCAATTTTAAATAAACTAACTAAACTATTGATAACGCTT from endosymbiont of Galathealinum brachiosum includes the following:
- the trxA gene encoding thioredoxin, encoding MHKPDNIFISNLDNFQKLVIEASHQKPVLVDLWAEWCSPCRVIAPVLEKVATEFHDNLAIAKVEVDEDENMKLAGRYQVRGFPTLILFINGEEAGRFSGAKPLSFIRDFIEQHSDL